The following are from one region of the Escherichia sp. E4742 genome:
- the entF gene encoding enterobactin non-ribosomal peptide synthetase EntF, translating to MSQHLPLVAAQPGIWMAEKLSDLPSAWSVAHYVELTGDVDAPLLARAVVAGLAQADTLRMRFTEDNGEVWQWVDDALTFEQPEIIDLRTNIDPHGTAQALMQADLHQNLRVDSGKPLVFHQLIQVADNRWYWYQRYHHLLVDGFSFPAITRQIANIYCAWLRGEPTPASPFTPFAEVVEEYLQYRESEAWQRDAAFWAEQRRQLPPPASLSSAPLAGRGASADILRLKLEFTDGKFRQLAAQLPTVQRTDLALALATLWLGRLCNRMDYTAGFIFMRRMGSAALTATGPVLNVLPLGIHIAAQETLPQLATRLAAQLKKMRRHQRYDAEQIVRDSGRAAGEEPLFGPVLNIKVFDYQLDIPGVQAQTHTLATGPVNDLELALFPDENGDLSIEILANKQRYDEPTLIEHAERLKMLIVQFAANPALLCGDVDIMLPGEYAQLAQINATQVEIPETTLSALVAEQAAKTPDAPALADAHYQFSYREMREQVVALANLLRERGVKPGDSVAVALPRSVFLTLALHAIVEAGAAWLPLDTGYPDDRLKMMLEDARPPLLITTDDQLPRFADVPGLTHLCYNAPLTPQGSAPLQLSQPRHTAYIIFTSGSTGRPKGVMVGQTAIVNRLLWMQNHYPLTGEDVVAQKTPCSFDVSVWEFFWPFIAGAKLVMAEPEAHRDPLAMQQFFAEYGVTTTHFVPSMLAAFVASLTPQTARQSCATLKQVFCSGEALPADLCREWQQLTSVPLHNLYGPTEAAVDVSWYPAFGEELAQVRGSSVPIGYPVWNTGLRILDAMMHPVPPGVAGDLYLTGIQLAQGYLGRPDLTASRFIADPFAPGERMYRTGDVARWLDNGAVEYLGRSDDQLKIRGQRIELGEIDRVMQALPDVEQAVTHACVINQAAATGGDARQLVGYLVSQSGLPLDTSALQAQLRETLPPHMVPVVLLQLPQLPLSANGKLDRKALPLPELRAQTSGRAPKAGSETIIAAAFSSLLGCDVQDADADFFALGGHSLLAMKLAAQLSRQFARQVTPGQVMVASTVAKLASIIDGEEENVRHLGFETVLPLREGSGPTLFCFHPASGFAWQFSVLSRYLDPQWSIIGIQSPRPHGPMQTATNLEEVCEAHLATLLEQQPHGPYYLLGYSLGGTLAQGIAARLRARGEQVAFLGLLDTWPPETQNWQEKEANGLDPEVLAEINREREAFMAAQQGTASTELFTTIEGNYADAVRLLTTAHSEPFDGKATLFVAERTLQEGMSPERAWSPWIAELDIYRQDCAHVDIISPIAFEKIGPIIRATLNNFILNANP from the coding sequence ATGAGCCAGCATTTACCTTTGGTCGCCGCACAGCCCGGCATCTGGATGGCAGAAAAACTGTCGGATTTACCCTCCGCCTGGAGTGTGGCGCATTACGTTGAGTTAACCGGTGATGTTGATGCGCCATTACTGGCCCGCGCGGTGGTTGCCGGATTAGCACAAGCGGATACGTTGCGGATGCGTTTTACGGAAGATAACGGCGAGGTCTGGCAATGGGTCGATGATGCGCTGACGTTTGAACAGCCAGAAATTATCGATCTGCGTACCAACATTGATCCTCATGGAACTGCGCAGGCATTGATGCAGGCTGATTTACACCAAAACCTGCGCGTCGATAGTGGTAAACCGCTGGTCTTTCATCAGTTAATTCAGGTGGCGGATAACCGCTGGTACTGGTATCAGCGTTACCATCATTTGCTGGTCGATGGTTTCAGTTTCCCGGCAATTACCCGCCAGATCGCCAATATTTACTGTGCATGGCTGCGTGGCGAACCAACGCCTGCTTCGCCGTTTACGCCTTTCGCTGAAGTGGTGGAAGAGTACCTGCAGTACCGCGAAAGCGAAGCCTGGCAGCGTGATGCGGCATTCTGGGCGGAACAGCGTCGCCAACTGCCGCCACCTGCGTCACTTTCGTCTGCACCTTTAGCGGGGCGGGGCGCCTCGGCAGATATTCTGCGCCTGAAACTGGAATTTACCGACGGGAAATTCCGCCAGTTGGCAGCCCAATTGCCGACCGTACAACGTACCGATTTAGCTCTTGCGCTGGCGACCTTATGGCTGGGGCGATTGTGCAACCGCATGGACTACACCGCCGGATTCATCTTTATGCGTCGAATGGGATCGGCGGCGCTGACGGCTACCGGCCCCGTGCTTAACGTTTTGCCGTTGGGTATTCACATTGCGGCGCAAGAAACATTGCCGCAACTGGCAACTCGACTGGCGGCTCAACTGAAAAAAATGCGTCGCCATCAACGTTACGATGCCGAACAAATTGTCCGTGACAGCGGACGAGCGGCAGGAGAGGAACCGCTGTTCGGTCCGGTACTCAATATCAAGGTATTTGATTACCAACTGGATATTCCTGGTGTTCAGGCGCAAACCCATACACTGGCAACCGGTCCGGTTAATGACCTTGAACTGGCGCTGTTCCCGGATGAAAACGGTGATTTGAGTATTGAGATCCTCGCCAATAAACAGCGTTACGATGAACCAACATTAATCGAGCATGCTGAACGCCTGAAAATGCTGATTGTGCAGTTCGCCGCGAATCCGGCGCTGTTGTGCGGCGATGTCGATATTATGCTGCCTGGTGAGTATGCACAGTTGGCGCAGATCAACGCCACACAGGTAGAAATCCCTGAAACCACGCTGAGCGCGCTGGTGGCAGAACAAGCGGCAAAAACACCGGATGCTCCGGCGCTGGCAGATGCGCATTACCAGTTCAGCTATCGGGAAATGCGCGAGCAGGTGGTGGCGCTGGCGAATCTGCTGCGTGAGCGCGGCGTTAAACCAGGCGACAGCGTGGCGGTGGCATTACCGCGCTCGGTCTTTTTGACTCTGGCACTACATGCGATAGTTGAAGCTGGTGCGGCCTGGTTACCGCTGGATACCGGCTATCCGGACGATCGCCTGAAAATGATGCTGGAAGATGCGCGTCCGCCGCTGTTAATCACCACCGACGATCAACTGCCGCGCTTTGCTGATGTTCCCGGTTTAACCCACCTTTGCTATAACGCCCCGCTTACACCGCAGGGCAGTGCGCCGTTGCAACTTTCACAACCGCGCCACACGGCTTATATCATCTTTACCTCTGGCTCCACCGGCAGGCCGAAAGGGGTAATGGTCGGGCAGACGGCTATCGTTAACCGCCTGCTTTGGATGCAAAACCACTACCCGCTCACAGGTGAAGATGTCGTTGCCCAAAAAACACCGTGCAGTTTTGATGTCTCGGTGTGGGAGTTTTTCTGGCCGTTTATTGCGGGGGCGAAACTGGTGATGGCTGAGCCGGAAGCGCACCGCGATCCGCTCGCTATGCAACAATTCTTTGCCGAATATGGCGTAACGACCACGCATTTTGTTCCCTCGATGCTGGCGGCATTTGTTGCTTCGCTGACTCCGCAAACCGCTCGCCAGAGTTGCGCGACGTTGAAACAGGTTTTCTGTAGTGGTGAGGCCTTACCGGCTGATTTATGCCGCGAATGGCAACAGTTAACCAGCGTGCCGTTGCATAATCTGTATGGCCCGACGGAAGCGGCGGTAGATGTCAGCTGGTATCCGGCTTTTGGCGAGGAACTGGCACAGGTGCGCGGCAGCAGTGTGCCGATTGGTTATCCGGTGTGGAATACGGGCCTGCGTATTCTTGATGCGATGATGCATCCGGTGCCGCCGGGTGTGGCGGGAGATCTCTATCTCACCGGTATTCAACTGGCGCAGGGGTATCTTGGACGACCCGATCTGACCGCCAGCCGCTTTATTGCCGATCCTTTTGCCCCAGGTGAACGGATGTACCGTACCGGAGACGTTGCCCGCTGGCTGGATAACGGCGCGGTGGAGTACCTCGGGCGCAGTGATGATCAGCTAAAAATTCGCGGGCAGCGTATCGAACTGGGCGAAATCGATCGCGTGATGCAGGCGCTGCCGGATGTCGAACAAGCCGTTACCCACGCCTGTGTGATTAACCAGGCGGCAGCCACTGGTGGTGATGCGCGTCAGTTGGTGGGCTATCTGGTGTCGCAATCAGGTCTGCCGTTGGATACCAGCGCATTACAGGCGCAGCTTCGCGAAACATTGCCACCGCATATGGTGCCCGTGGTTCTGCTGCAACTTCCACAGTTGCCACTTAGCGCCAATGGCAAACTGGATCGCAAAGCCTTACCGTTGCCGGAATTGAGAGCACAAACGTCGGGACGTGCGCCGAAAGCGGGCAGTGAAACGATTATCGCCGCGGCATTCTCGTCGTTGCTGGGTTGTGACGTGCAGGATGCCGATGCTGATTTCTTCGCGCTTGGTGGTCATTCACTACTGGCAATGAAACTGGCGGCGCAGTTAAGTCGACAGTTTGCCCGCCAGGTGACGCCGGGGCAGGTGATGGTCGCGTCAACCGTCGCCAAACTGGCCTCGATTATTGATGGTGAAGAAGAAAACGTCCGGCATCTGGGATTTGAAACAGTTCTTCCGCTGCGTGAAGGCTCTGGTCCGACGCTGTTCTGTTTCCATCCGGCGTCCGGTTTTGCCTGGCAGTTTAGTGTGCTCTCGCGTTATCTCGATCCACAATGGTCGATTATCGGCATTCAGTCGCCGCGCCCTCATGGACCCATGCAGACTGCGACAAACCTGGAGGAAGTCTGCGAAGCGCATCTGGCAACATTACTGGAACAACAACCTCATGGCCCTTATTACCTGCTGGGTTATTCGCTGGGTGGTACGCTGGCACAGGGCATCGCGGCGCGACTGCGTGCCCGTGGCGAACAGGTGGCATTTCTTGGTTTGCTGGATACCTGGCCGCCAGAAACGCAAAACTGGCAGGAAAAAGAAGCTAACGGTCTGGACCCGGAAGTGCTGGCGGAGATTAACCGCGAGCGCGAAGCCTTCATGGCAGCCCAGCAGGGAACGGCGTCGACAGAGCTGTTTACCACCATTGAAGGCAATTATGCCGATGCAGTGCGGCTATTAACCACCGCCCATAGTGAACCGTTTGATGGCAAAGCTACGCTGTTTGTTGCGGAGCGTACACTTCAGGAAGGTATGAGCCCCGAACGCGCCTGGTCGCCGTGGATAGCAGAGCTGGATATTTATCGCCAGGATTGCGCGCATGTGGATATTATTTCTCCAATAGCATTTGAAAAAATTGGACCAATTATTCGTGCGACGCTAAATAACTTTATCTTAAATGCAAATCCATAA
- the wzz(fepE) gene encoding LPS O-antigen length regulator Wzz(fepE), whose product MSSLNIKQGSDAHFPEYPLASPSNNEIDLLNLIEVLWRAKKTVMAVVFAFACTGLLISFILPQKWTSSAVITPAEAIQWQDLEKTFTKLRVLDLDVNIDRGGVFNLFIKKFQSISLLEEYLRSSPYVMDQLKEAKIDELDLHRAIVALSEKMKAVDDNASKKKDEPALYTSWTLSFTAPTSEEAQTVLAGYIDYISAIVVKESLENVRNKLEIRTQFEKEKLAQDRIKTKNQLDANIQRLNYSLDIANAAGIKKPVYSNGQAVKDDPDFSISLGADGIERKLEIEKAVTDVAELNGELRNRQYLVEQLTKTNVNDVNFTPFKYQLRPTLPVKKDGPGKAIIVILSALIGGMVACGGVLLRHAMASRKQDAMMEDHLV is encoded by the coding sequence ATGTCATCACTGAATATTAAACAGGGAAGTGACGCACATTTTCCCGAGTATCCTCTAGCGTCGCCCAGTAATAATGAAATTGATTTACTTAATCTAATCGAAGTTTTATGGCGGGCAAAAAAAACGGTCATGGCGGTCGTTTTTGCGTTTGCCTGCACAGGATTGCTGATCTCTTTCATCCTGCCGCAAAAATGGACCAGTTCTGCCGTCATTACTCCCGCTGAGGCTATTCAGTGGCAGGACCTGGAGAAAACCTTTACCAAACTCCGTGTTCTTGATCTCGATGTTAATATCGACCGTGGCGGTGTATTTAATCTGTTTATCAAGAAATTTCAGTCAATTAGCTTGCTGGAAGAGTACCTGCGCTCATCACCTTATGTGATGGACCAATTAAAAGAGGCGAAAATCGACGAACTGGATTTGCATCGCGCTATTGTCGCATTGAGCGAAAAAATGAAAGCGGTTGATGACAACGCCAGTAAGAAAAAAGATGAGCCCGCGCTGTATACTTCCTGGACATTAAGTTTCACCGCACCCACCAGTGAAGAAGCGCAGACAGTATTGGCAGGGTATATCGATTATATCTCTGCCATCGTGGTGAAAGAGTCGCTAGAAAATGTGCGTAATAAGCTGGAAATCAGAACCCAGTTTGAAAAAGAAAAACTGGCACAGGATCGTATAAAAACGAAAAACCAGCTTGATGCAAACATTCAACGCCTCAATTATTCACTCGACATTGCCAACGCGGCAGGAATTAAAAAGCCCGTATACAGTAATGGTCAGGCCGTTAAAGATGACCCTGATTTCTCTATTTCTCTCGGTGCAGACGGTATAGAACGCAAACTAGAAATTGAAAAAGCAGTCACCGATGTTGCGGAACTGAATGGTGAATTACGTAATCGTCAGTATCTAGTCGAGCAATTAACAAAAACAAATGTCAATGATGTAAATTTTACGCCGTTTAAATATCAGTTGCGTCCGACTTTGCCGGTGAAAAAAGACGGTCCGGGTAAGGCGATTATCGTGATCCTTTCTGCGTTGATCGGCGGTATGGTGGCTTGTGGTGGCGTGCTGTTGCGTCATGCGATGGCATCCAGAAAACAGGATGCCATGATGGAAGACCACTTAGTTTAA
- the fepC gene encoding iron-enterobactin ABC transporter ATP-binding protein, producing the protein MTESVARLRGEQLTLGYGKYTVAENLTVEIPDGHFTAIIGPNGCGKSTLLRTLSRLMTPAHGHVWLDGEQIQRFASKEVARRIGLLAQNATTPGDITVQELVARGRYPHQPLFTRWRKEDEEAVTKAMQATGITHLANQSVDTLSGGQRQRAWIAMVLAQETAIMLLDEPTTWLDISHQIDLLELLSELNREKGYTLAAVLHDLNQACRYASHLIALREGKIIAQGAPKEIVTAELIERIYGLRCMIIDDPVAGTPLVVPLGRTAPSTAKI; encoded by the coding sequence ATGACCGAATCAGTAGCCCGTTTGCGCGGCGAACAGTTAACCCTCGGATATGGTAAATATACCGTTGCGGAAAATCTGACTGTAGAAATTCCTGATGGTCACTTCACGGCAATTATCGGGCCAAATGGCTGCGGTAAATCCACGTTGCTACGCACGTTAAGCCGCCTGATGACGCCTGCTCACGGGCATGTCTGGCTGGATGGTGAACAAATTCAGCGTTTCGCCAGTAAAGAGGTCGCACGCCGGATTGGTCTGCTGGCGCAAAACGCTACCACGCCGGGCGACATCACCGTTCAGGAGCTGGTAGCGCGTGGGCGTTATCCGCATCAACCGCTGTTTACCCGCTGGAGGAAAGAGGATGAAGAGGCGGTAACGAAAGCGATGCAGGCTACAGGAATTACCCATCTGGCGAATCAAAGCGTGGACACCCTTTCCGGTGGGCAACGCCAGCGAGCGTGGATTGCCATGGTGCTGGCACAGGAAACGGCGATTATGCTGCTCGATGAGCCGACCACCTGGCTGGATATCAGTCATCAGATTGATTTGCTGGAATTATTGAGCGAACTGAACCGCGAGAAAGGCTATACGCTGGCTGCGGTGCTGCACGATCTTAATCAGGCCTGTCGCTACGCCAGCCATTTGATTGCGCTGCGGGAAGGAAAAATTATCGCGCAGGGGGCGCCGAAGGAGATTGTCACTGCTGAATTGATCGAGCGCATTTATGGTCTGCGCTGCATGATTATTGACGATCCGGTGGCCGGAACGCCGCTCGTGGTGCCGCTCGGACGAACGGCACCTTCAACCGCGAAGATTTAA
- the fepG gene encoding iron-enterobactin ABC transporter permease has product MIYVSRRLIITCLLLITACVVAGIWGLRSGAVTLETSQVFAALMGDAPRSMTMVVTEWRLPRVLMALLIGAALGISGAIFQSLMRNPLGSPDVMGFNTGAWSGVLVAMVLFGQDLTAIALAAMAGGIITSLLVWLLAWRNGIDTFRLIIIGIGVRAMLVAFNTWLLLKASLETALTAGLWNAGSLNGLTWAKTWPSAPIIVLMLIAAALLVRRMRLLEMGDDTACALGVSVERSRLLMMLVAVVLTAAATALAGPISFIALVAPHIARRISGTARWGLTQAALCGALLLLAADLCAQQLFMPYQLPVGVVTVSLGGIYLIVLLIQESRKK; this is encoded by the coding sequence ATGATTTACGTCTCTCGCCGATTAATCATCACCTGTTTGCTGCTAATTACCGCCTGTGTGGTTGCTGGTATCTGGGGATTACGCAGCGGTGCCGTCACGCTGGAAACCTCGCAGGTATTCGCCGCGCTGATGGGCGATGCGCCGCGCAGTATGACGATGGTAGTCACCGAATGGCGTTTACCACGCGTGCTGATGGCGCTGTTAATTGGCGCGGCGCTGGGCATCAGCGGCGCGATTTTTCAGTCGCTGATGCGTAACCCGCTCGGCAGCCCTGACGTAATGGGCTTTAACACCGGAGCGTGGAGCGGCGTACTGGTGGCGATGGTGCTGTTTGGTCAGGATCTGACGGCTATCGCCCTTGCAGCAATGGCGGGCGGCATTATCACTTCACTGCTGGTCTGGCTGCTTGCCTGGCGTAACGGCATCGACACTTTTCGGCTGATTATTATCGGCATCGGCGTTCGCGCCATGCTGGTGGCCTTTAATACCTGGCTGCTGTTGAAAGCATCCTTAGAAACGGCGCTAACGGCGGGTTTGTGGAATGCCGGATCGCTTAACGGCCTGACGTGGGCAAAAACCTGGCCTTCCGCGCCAATCATTGTGCTGATGTTAATTGCCGCTGCCTTACTGGTACGGCGAATGCGCTTGCTGGAGATGGGCGATGACACCGCCTGCGCGCTGGGCGTCAGCGTCGAACGTTCGCGTCTGTTAATGATGCTGGTTGCAGTGGTGCTTACCGCTGCGGCAACGGCCCTTGCCGGGCCGATTTCCTTTATTGCTTTAGTCGCGCCGCACATTGCCCGACGCATTAGCGGCACCGCTCGCTGGGGGCTTACCCAGGCGGCGCTGTGCGGTGCGCTGTTACTGCTGGCAGCCGATCTCTGCGCCCAACAACTGTTTATGCCGTATCAACTTCCGGTTGGTGTCGTTACCGTCAGCCTCGGCGGTATTTACCTTATCGTCTTGTTAATTCAGGAGTCTCGCAAAAAATGA
- the fepD gene encoding Fe(3+)-siderophore ABC transporter permease — MSGSVAVTRAIAVPGLLLLLIIATTLSLLIGAKSLPASVVLEALSGTCQSADCTIVLDARLPRTLAGLLAGGALGLAGALMQTLTRNPLADPGLLGVNAGASFAIVLGAALFGYSSAQEQLAMAFAGALVASLIVAFTGSQGGGQLSPVRLTLAGVALAAVLEGLTSGIALLNPDVYDQLRFWQAGSLDIRNLHTLKVVLIPVLIAGATALLLSRALNSLSLGSDTATALGSRVARTQLIGLLAITVLCGSATAVVGPIAFIGLMMPHMARWLVGADHRWSLPVTLLATPALLLFADIIGRVIVPGELRVSVVSAFIGAPVLIFLVRRKTRGGA; from the coding sequence ATGTCTGGTTCTGTTGCCGTGACACGCGCCATTGCCGTGCCCGGATTGCTGTTATTACTGATTATCGCAACGACATTAAGTCTGCTCATTGGGGCAAAATCACTCCCCGCTTCCGTCGTGCTGGAGGCTCTCTCCGGCACCTGCCAGAGTGCCGACTGCACCATCGTGCTCGACGCGCGACTGCCGCGCACTCTTGCCGGTTTACTGGCAGGTGGTGCGCTTGGCCTTGCCGGGGCGTTAATGCAAACCCTCACCCGAAATCCACTTGCCGACCCCGGCTTGCTTGGCGTCAACGCCGGAGCCAGCTTTGCCATTGTGTTGGGAGCTGCGCTGTTTGGTTACTCATCCGCGCAGGAACAACTGGCGATGGCCTTCGCCGGGGCGCTGGTGGCCTCGTTGATTGTTGCCTTTACCGGCAGCCAGGGCGGTGGGCAGTTAAGTCCGGTGCGTTTAACCCTGGCGGGCGTGGCGCTGGCTGCGGTGCTGGAAGGGCTGACCAGCGGCATCGCCCTGCTTAATCCTGACGTCTACGATCAGTTACGTTTCTGGCAAGCCGGTTCGCTGGATATTCGCAATCTACATACCTTAAAAGTGGTGCTGATCCCGGTGCTGATCGCCGGAGCAACTGCGCTATTACTGAGTCGCGCGCTGAACAGTTTAAGCCTCGGCAGTGACACCGCGACGGCGTTGGGCAGTCGCGTGGCGCGCACACAGTTGATTGGTCTGCTGGCGATTACCGTGCTTTGCGGAAGTGCAACAGCGGTGGTTGGTCCGATTGCCTTTATTGGCCTGATGATGCCGCACATGGCGCGCTGGCTGGTAGGTGCCGATCATCGCTGGTCGCTGCCCGTCACGCTGCTCGCCACGCCTGCCCTGCTGCTGTTTGCCGATATCATCGGGCGCGTGATTGTTCCCGGCGAGCTGCGCGTTTCCGTAGTCAGCGCCTTTATTGGCGCACCGGTGTTGATCTTTCTTGTCCGACGTAAAACGCGAGGTGGCGCATGA
- the entS gene encoding enterobactin transporter EntS, with the protein MNKQSWLLNLSLLKTHPAFRAVFLARFISIVSLGLLGVAVPVQIQMMTHSTWQVGLSVTLTGSAMFVGLMVGGVLADRYERKKVILLARGTCGIGFIGLCLNALLPEPSLLAIYLLGLWDGFFASLGVTALLAATPALVGRENLMQAGAITMLTVRLGSVISPMIGGLLLATGGVAWNYGLAAAGTFITLLPLLSLPALPPPPQPREHPLKSLLAAFRFLLASPLVGGIALLGGLLTMASAVRVLYPALATNWQMSAAQIGFLYAAIPLGAAIGALTSGKLAHSERPGLLMLLSTLGSFLAIGLFGLMPMWILGVVCLALFGWLSAVSSLLQYTMLQTQTPEAMLGRINGLWTAQNVTGDAIGAALLGGLGAMMTPVASASVSGFGLFIIGVLLLLVLVELRRFRQTPPQVTASDS; encoded by the coding sequence ATGAATAAACAATCCTGGCTGCTTAACCTCAGCCTGTTGAAAACGCACCCGGCGTTTCGCGCAGTATTCCTCGCTCGTTTCATCTCTATTGTTTCTCTGGGTTTGCTCGGCGTCGCGGTGCCGGTGCAGATCCAGATGATGACGCACTCTACCTGGCAAGTGGGGCTTTCGGTGACGCTCACCGGCAGCGCGATGTTTGTCGGTCTGATGGTTGGCGGCGTGCTGGCGGATCGTTATGAGCGCAAAAAAGTGATTTTGCTGGCGCGCGGCACTTGTGGCATTGGTTTTATTGGCCTGTGTCTGAATGCTCTGCTGCCGGAGCCGTCATTGCTGGCAATCTATTTACTCGGATTGTGGGATGGCTTTTTCGCATCGCTTGGCGTTACGGCGCTACTGGCGGCAACACCTGCACTTGTTGGGCGTGAAAACTTAATGCAGGCCGGGGCGATCACCATGTTGACCGTGCGTCTGGGGTCGGTGATTTCGCCCATGATTGGCGGTTTATTGCTGGCGACCGGAGGCGTAGCCTGGAACTACGGACTGGCGGCGGCAGGCACGTTTATTACCCTGCTGCCGTTGTTAAGCCTTCCGGCACTGCCACCGCCGCCGCAGCCGCGTGAGCATCCGTTGAAATCGCTTCTGGCCGCGTTTCGTTTTCTGCTCGCCAGCCCGCTGGTGGGAGGGATTGCGTTGCTGGGTGGTTTATTGACGATGGCGAGCGCGGTGCGGGTACTGTATCCGGCGCTGGCTACCAACTGGCAGATGTCGGCGGCACAGATTGGTTTTCTCTATGCGGCGATCCCGCTCGGCGCGGCTATTGGCGCGTTAACCAGCGGAAAGCTGGCGCATAGCGAGCGACCTGGATTGTTGATGTTGCTCTCCACGCTGGGGTCGTTTCTCGCCATTGGTCTGTTTGGCCTGATGCCGATGTGGATTTTAGGTGTAGTTTGTCTGGCGCTGTTCGGCTGGCTGAGCGCGGTTAGTTCGTTGCTGCAATACACAATGCTGCAAACGCAAACTCCGGAAGCAATGTTAGGGCGGATTAACGGTTTGTGGACGGCGCAGAACGTGACGGGCGATGCGATTGGTGCTGCGCTGCTGGGCGGTCTGGGGGCGATGATGACACCGGTTGCTTCCGCAAGCGTGAGCGGCTTTGGTTTGTTTATTATCGGCGTGTTGCTGTTGCTGGTGCTGGTGGAATTGCGGCGTTTTCGCCAGACGCCGCCGCAGGTGACAGCGTCCGACAGTTAA
- the fepB gene encoding Fe2+-enterobactin ABC transporter substrate-binding protein: MRLAPLYRNALLLTGLLLSGIAAVQAADWPRQITDSRGTHTLESQPQRIVSTSVTLTGSLLAIDAPVIASGATTPNNRVADEQGFLRQWSDVAKERKLQRLYIGEPNAEAVAAQMPDLILISATGGDSALALYDQLSTIAPTLIINYDDKSWQSLLTQLGEITGHEKQAAERIAQFDKQLAAAKEQIKLPPQPVTAIVYTAAAHSANLWTPESAQGQMLEQLGFTLAKLPAGLNASQSQGKRHDIIQLGGENLAAGLNGESLFLFAGDQKDADAIYANPLLAHLPAVQNKQVYALGTETFRLDYYSAMQVLERLKAQF, translated from the coding sequence GTGAGACTCGCCCCGCTCTACCGCAACGCCCTTCTATTAACAGGACTTTTGCTTTCAGGAATAGCCGCAGTTCAGGCCGCCGACTGGCCGCGTCAGATTACTGACAGTCGTGGCACTCATACCCTGGAAAGCCAACCGCAGCGTATTGTTTCCACCAGCGTCACCCTGACCGGCTCACTGCTGGCGATTGATGCTCCGGTGATCGCCAGCGGCGCGACCACGCCGAATAACCGCGTCGCGGACGAACAAGGCTTTTTACGCCAGTGGAGCGACGTTGCCAAAGAACGCAAACTGCAGCGCCTCTATATCGGGGAACCGAACGCCGAAGCCGTTGCCGCACAAATGCCGGATCTGATTTTAATTAGCGCGACCGGCGGTGATTCGGCGCTGGCGCTGTACGATCAGCTTTCCACCATCGCCCCGACATTAATCATCAATTACGACGACAAAAGCTGGCAGTCGCTGTTAACGCAACTTGGCGAAATTACCGGGCATGAGAAACAAGCGGCAGAGCGGATTGCGCAGTTTGATAAGCAACTGGCGGCGGCGAAAGAGCAAATCAAATTACCGCCGCAGCCGGTCACTGCCATTGTCTATACCGCCGCTGCACACAGTGCCAATCTCTGGACACCGGAATCAGCACAAGGGCAGATGCTGGAACAACTCGGCTTTACGCTGGCGAAGTTGCCCGCAGGGTTAAACGCCAGCCAAAGCCAGGGCAAACGTCATGACATCATTCAGCTTGGTGGGGAAAATCTGGCTGCTGGGTTAAACGGTGAATCACTATTCCTGTTCGCCGGTGATCAGAAAGACGCCGATGCGATTTATGCTAATCCGCTGCTCGCGCACCTGCCTGCAGTACAAAACAAGCAGGTTTATGCGCTGGGAACCGAGACGTTCCGACTGGATTACTACAGCGCCATGCAAGTGCTGGAACGACTTAAGGCGCAGTTTTAA